TCATTAGCGCCCAGTTGTATGGCTCGCGGTTCAACTTGAAAATGCTGTAAATGCCGAACAGGATGCTGTCCTCAAGCCAGCTTCCCAGCAGTAAGACAGTCATCATCAGCGGCAGCGGTGCGCGGGGCGTCTGGAATATCAGGCCGATCAAATAGGCCGACACTCCCATCGCAAAAGAATGGGCTCCGATGATTCTTCCGTAAAATATGATATCATGCAGCATGCCGAAGCTTAACCCCAGCATCAGCGCCATGTGCCGATGATGATAAACCGTTATGAATAATAGAACGATAAAGACGAGATTCGGGACAATTCTCATTTCCCATGAATTCGGTATGAGCCAGGGCAGCACGGCGCCCTGAAGAATAAACAGCAGAAACAACAGCAAAACTAGGACCGACCTGTGCGCTCTCACTGCGGCCCCTCCGGAGTAAAGACGACAAGCAGCTGTTTCCAGTCCTCATATTCAGCCGCCGGCTTGATGACAGCGGTCTTGGTCAGCCCGAACTCCCCGTCCTTGACGCTCTCGACGGTACCAATCGTTAGCCCCCTAGGATAGAGACCGCCAAGTCCGGACGATATAATGGTGTCCCCCTCAGCGATCGGGTCCTTCTCGTCAATCCGGGTCATAATGAGCCGACCGGTCTGCTGGTCGTAACGCTCAACCATGCCAAAGGTCTGGTCGATCTTGCCGATGGCCGTGGCGGCGATCGGCGGCTGTGAATTCGGATCGCTGCTGTCCATCATCGTCAGCAGCTTCACGGTCGACGTAAAGTTGCTCACCTGGCTGATGATGCCGACCAGGCCTTTTTCGGAAATAACAGACATATTCGGTTTGACGCCGTCCCGCGCCCCCAAATCAATAACGAGCGAATTGTTGCTCGGCTCCGTCGTCAGGCTGATCACCTGAGCGTAATGATACTCGTAATTATATTTCGTTCTCTGCGCCTGCGTTAAATTCCACAGCCGTTGATAGTGTTCATATTCGGCCTTTATCAGGTTATATTGAGCTTTCTCCCGGGTATACTGCGCTGCGATGATCTTCAGCCGCTCGTTCTCCTCGGCCAGATCCTTCAGGTTGCCGATATCTTCAAACAAGCCCGCTACAAATCCAGCGGGCTTGTAAAAGAGATTCTGCACAAAACCGGTAGTATCCCTGACGAAGTTCTCGGGCCACGACAGCGATTTTCTTGTTCCGAGAGAGAAGCCCATGACCACAATAAAAAGCACCAACGTAATCAATAGAATAAATAGTCGCTTATTGCCAAACAGCTTAAACAGTTTCAACACCCTCTAACAACCGTTTTTCTCTCCCGCTCCAGAGGTTCCCTTCGTCCTTCCCTCTCCTCACCTGCTTACCGTTTCGTGCGAAAAGATCCGCTGCTGCGGGTCTTGAACAGATGGATATTGTCCAGCGCTTTCCCGGTTCCAATCGCTACGCAATCGAGCGGATTCTCCGCAACGATAACGGGCATGCCGGTCTCGCTCGCCAGCAGCTTATCCAGATTGCGCAGCAGCGCGCCCCCGCCGGTCAGAACAATCCCGCGGTCCATAATGTCGGCTGCAAGTTCCGGCGGACATTTCTCCAGCGTTACCTTGACCGCTTCGGTAATCGCATTGACCGTATCGGCCAGCGCTTCGGAAATTTCGTCCGATGTGATGGTGAGCGTCTTAGGCAGTCCGGTTACCAGGTCCCGTCCGCGGATTTCCATCGTCTCTGCCTTTTCCAGCGGCATAGCGGAGCCAACGTCCATCTTCAGTTGTTCGGCGGTACGTTCCCCGATCATGAGGTTGTACTGACGCTTAATGTATTGGATAATCGACTCGTCCATTTCGTCTCCGGCCACACGAACGGACCGGCTGGTCACAATGCCGCCGAGCGAGATGACGGCAACCTCCGTCGTTCCTCCGCCGATGTCAACGACCATGCTGCCCGTCGGTTCCCATACCGGCAGGTCGGCTCCGATCGCGGCCGCGAACGGTTCCTCGATGATATACGCCTCGCGGGCGCCTGCCTGCTTGGTCGCATCTTCCACGGCGCGCTGCTCCACGGCGGTAATGCCGGAAGGAACGCACACCATGACGTTTGGATGGCGCTGGAACACGGACCGCTGCTTCTGAGCCTGGCGGATAAAGTATTTAATCATCGTAGCAGTTGTATCAAAATCGGCGATAACCCCGTCCTTCATAGGACGGATGGCGCGAATGTTCCCCGGCGTGCGGCCGATCATTTTTTTGGCGGATTCCCCTACGGCTTCAATCGTTTTCGTATCGGTACGGATCGCCACAACGGAAGGCTCTCTGACCACAATGCCTTTCCCGCGGACGTAAACCAGTGTATTTGCCGTTCCCAAGTCGATTCCCAAATCTTTTGTAAAGCCACCTAACATGCTGTAAACTCCCTTTCCCTGTCAATGTGCATCGTTTAATTTTACATAAGACCTTGTTCCTTCATGCTGATAAATCCGTCATCTCCGATAATCAGATGGTCGAGAACGTCGATTCCGACAATTTCTCCCGCCTCAAGCAGTCTCCGGGTTAAAGCAATATCCTCGGGACTCGGCGTCGGGTCCCCGCTGGGATGGTTATGCGCACATATTATGGAAGCGCTGCTGCATTTGATGGCTGCCCGAAACACCTCTCTGGGATGAACAATGGAGGCGTTGAGACTGCCCATGGACAGCGTTTCCTGCGCAATTACGTGATTTTTTGTATTCAAAAACAGGCAGACAAAGTGCTCCTTCTGCAGATAACGAAGCTGCTCGGTCAAAATGTCCGCCGCATCATGCGGGCTGCGAATCGTAACCGGCTGATCCAGCCTCGTATTCGCCATCCGGCGTCCCAGCTCCATACCGGCCTTCAGCTGTACGGCTTTGGCGGGACCGATTCCTTTAATTTGCATCATTTCTTCAATGCTAAGGTCGGCCAGACGGCGAAGACCGCCTACCTGTCCCAATATGCGCTGCGCGACATGAATCGCCGATTCCCGGCGGGTTCCCGTCCGCAGCAGAATAGCCAGCAGTTCGGTCTGGCTGAGTGATTCCGCCCCATATTGCATCATGCGCTCTCTAGGTCGTTCTTCATGGGGAAGGTCTCGCAGCATAAACGTCGACGATTCCATCCCTGTTCTCTTCCTTTCAGCCGCAGATAACGCGGTATTGCTGTATAAATGTGATAGTTCATTGCTTATACATACCGGACAAGCCCGAAATCCCTTCAGGCAACGCCAATATCTTACACCCTCAATCATTATACGGGTAAAGCCTGCTCAATACAAATATAAATCGGGCAGGGGAAGGATTACCAAATCACGGCATCAAGCGATGCAAAAAGACTCCTCCAGGCCGTTTTACCGGCATGAAAGAGTCCATGGATTAACGCATCCTTCGGAAGCCGTTTCCGAAATGCTGCAGTTCAGCCGGGCTCCGCCGGCCGTTTGTGTCCTGCCTGCGCCTTAGCCGATTTTGAAAGGACAGACATTGTATTTCAGCAGCATTTGATACAGCAGATTCAGAGGAAGCCCCATTACGCTGTAAAAGTCGCCTTCAATCTTCTCAACAAAAACGGACCCAATCCCCTGTATCCCGTACGAACCCGCCTTATCCAGTGGCTCGCCCGTCTTGATATAATCTTCGATTTCTTCCTCCGACATCGGCCGGAACGTGACCTTGCTTTCCGTATAACCGGCCATAACGACAGGCTCGCCATCAGGCGATTCCGAGAGAACACTGTATTGTCCAAGGTCCCCCAGCCGCACCGATTGGCTACCGCTATTATCTGTGACTTCCGGCCGAAGAGTATCATTCCTGCCGTCCCCAAGTTTGATGCAGGCCACGCCC
This region of Paenibacillus sp. URB8-2 genomic DNA includes:
- a CDS encoding Maf family protein → MNDNSITPIILASGSPRRRELLSLLGLPLEVIPSEADESFPPEWEPERIVSELALRKAEAVLPLAGERDAIIVGSDTIVVLDGRVLGKPVDAEDSRAMLAALQGRSHKVYTGVACIKLGDGRNDTLRPEVTDNSGSQSVRLGDLGQYSVLSESPDGEPVVMAGYTESKVTFRPMSEEEIEDYIKTGEPLDKAGSYGIQGIGSVFVEKIEGDFYSVMGLPLNLLYQMLLKYNVCPFKIG
- the mreC gene encoding rod shape-determining protein MreC — translated: MLKLFKLFGNKRLFILLITLVLFIVVMGFSLGTRKSLSWPENFVRDTTGFVQNLFYKPAGFVAGLFEDIGNLKDLAEENERLKIIAAQYTREKAQYNLIKAEYEHYQRLWNLTQAQRTKYNYEYHYAQVISLTTEPSNNSLVIDLGARDGVKPNMSVISEKGLVGIISQVSNFTSTVKLLTMMDSSDPNSQPPIAATAIGKIDQTFGMVERYDQQTGRLIMTRIDEKDPIAEGDTIISSGLGGLYPRGLTIGTVESVKDGEFGLTKTAVIKPAAEYEDWKQLLVVFTPEGPQ
- the mreD gene encoding rod shape-determining protein MreD, which codes for MRAHRSVLVLLLFLLFILQGAVLPWLIPNSWEMRIVPNLVFIVLLFITVYHHRHMALMLGLSFGMLHDIIFYGRIIGAHSFAMGVSAYLIGLIFQTPRAPLPLMMTVLLLGSWLEDSILFGIYSIFKLNREPYNWALMNHMLPTMLIHFALGLLLYIPVRRQLEKLKNETRKEEKA
- a CDS encoding rod shape-determining protein translates to MLGGFTKDLGIDLGTANTLVYVRGKGIVVREPSVVAIRTDTKTIEAVGESAKKMIGRTPGNIRAIRPMKDGVIADFDTTATMIKYFIRQAQKQRSVFQRHPNVMVCVPSGITAVEQRAVEDATKQAGAREAYIIEEPFAAAIGADLPVWEPTGSMVVDIGGGTTEVAVISLGGIVTSRSVRVAGDEMDESIIQYIKRQYNLMIGERTAEQLKMDVGSAMPLEKAETMEIRGRDLVTGLPKTLTITSDEISEALADTVNAITEAVKVTLEKCPPELAADIMDRGIVLTGGGALLRNLDKLLASETGMPVIVAENPLDCVAIGTGKALDNIHLFKTRSSGSFRTKR
- the radC gene encoding RadC family protein is translated as MESSTFMLRDLPHEERPRERMMQYGAESLSQTELLAILLRTGTRRESAIHVAQRILGQVGGLRRLADLSIEEMMQIKGIGPAKAVQLKAGMELGRRMANTRLDQPVTIRSPHDAADILTEQLRYLQKEHFVCLFLNTKNHVIAQETLSMGSLNASIVHPREVFRAAIKCSSASIICAHNHPSGDPTPSPEDIALTRRLLEAGEIVGIDVLDHLIIGDDGFISMKEQGLM